From the genome of Mycobacterium dioxanotrophicus, one region includes:
- a CDS encoding sensor histidine kinase gives MSSAPRAEVPGTKWWQPRTWSLRRRLVLTQVALLAVVCVSIGVATEFALQRFLMNQLDDQVMEAGRRSAAIFELPPPPLMFPPPLGPDGRPMNPPPGRHHILFDPERGPGPGFLNAPGQAARTVGAVVAPGRPIDAGVITSDGDRVFVSTAAADQLAQVPPDHTPRTIDVDGLGRYRVIGLHPRHGGPQTIVTGLPTAVVDDTLLWVLGMFAVLAVVALIVATLGGILIIRRQLAPLSRVSAAARAVADLELDRGEVRLPTPIVKVDPASAHTEVGQLGTSLNRMLDRIANALSARHASETRVRQFVADASHELRTPLAAIRGYTELAQRKRDDLPVDVAHAMNRVESETARMTQLVEDMLLLARLDAGRPLERESVDLSRLVVDTVSDAHVAGPQHQWSLELPDDPVVVDGDEARLHQVLANLLANARTHTPPGTSVTVTLEPDHDGSVALTVADDGPGIPESLQPEVFERFARGDSSRSRREGSTGLGLAIVAAVVKAHGGTIGVRSAPGATAFTVRLPGVAPSQATHRSDQSDTKLPSQR, from the coding sequence ATGTCCTCCGCCCCCCGCGCTGAGGTGCCGGGAACCAAGTGGTGGCAGCCACGCACTTGGTCGCTGCGCCGGCGGCTGGTGCTGACCCAGGTGGCGCTGCTGGCGGTGGTGTGCGTGAGCATCGGTGTCGCGACCGAGTTTGCGCTGCAACGGTTCCTGATGAACCAGCTGGACGACCAGGTCATGGAGGCCGGGCGCCGGTCGGCCGCGATCTTCGAATTGCCGCCGCCGCCATTGATGTTCCCGCCCCCGCTGGGGCCCGACGGGCGGCCGATGAACCCGCCTCCGGGACGCCACCACATCCTGTTCGACCCCGAACGCGGTCCGGGACCCGGATTTCTCAACGCCCCCGGCCAGGCCGCCCGCACGGTCGGTGCGGTCGTCGCGCCCGGGCGGCCGATCGACGCGGGAGTGATCACCTCCGACGGTGATCGCGTGTTCGTCAGCACCGCGGCCGCCGATCAGCTGGCCCAGGTACCTCCGGATCACACGCCGAGGACCATCGACGTCGACGGGCTCGGCCGGTACCGGGTGATCGGTCTGCACCCTCGGCACGGCGGCCCGCAGACCATCGTGACCGGGCTGCCGACCGCGGTGGTGGACGACACCCTGCTGTGGGTGCTCGGCATGTTCGCCGTGCTCGCCGTCGTCGCACTGATCGTCGCCACCCTCGGCGGCATCCTCATCATCCGCCGCCAATTGGCCCCGCTGTCAAGGGTTTCCGCTGCCGCGCGGGCGGTGGCCGACCTCGAGCTGGACCGCGGAGAGGTGCGGCTGCCCACCCCGATCGTCAAGGTCGACCCGGCCAGCGCGCACACCGAGGTGGGGCAGCTGGGCACGTCGCTCAACCGCATGCTGGACCGCATCGCCAACGCCCTGTCGGCGCGGCATGCCAGTGAGACCCGCGTGCGTCAATTCGTCGCCGACGCCAGCCACGAACTGCGGACGCCGCTGGCTGCCATCAGGGGATACACCGAGCTGGCGCAACGCAAACGCGACGACCTGCCCGTCGATGTCGCGCACGCGATGAACCGCGTGGAATCCGAGACCGCGCGCATGACGCAACTGGTCGAGGACATGCTGCTGCTGGCGCGCCTCGACGCCGGACGGCCGCTGGAGCGCGAGTCGGTGGACCTGTCTCGATTGGTCGTCGACACCGTCAGCGACGCGCACGTCGCCGGGCCGCAGCATCAGTGGTCGCTGGAGCTGCCCGACGACCCGGTCGTGGTCGACGGCGACGAGGCCCGGCTGCATCAGGTGCTGGCCAACCTGCTCGCCAACGCGCGCACCCACACCCCACCGGGCACCTCCGTCACCGTGACGCTCGAACCCGATCACGACGGCTCGGTCGCCCTGACCGTCGCCGACGACGGGCCGGGCATCCCGGAATCGCTGCAGCCCGAGGTGTTCGAACGGTTCGCTCGCGGGGATTCGTCGCGGTCGCGCCGCGAGGGCAGCACCGGGCTCGGACTGGCGATCGTCGCTGCCGTCGTCAAGGCGCACGGCGGCACCATCGGTGTGCGCAGCGCCCCAGGTGCGACGGCGTTCACCGTCCGACTTCCCGGTGTCGCGCCCTCACAGGCTACGCACAGGTCCGACCAATCCGACACCAAGTTGCCGTCGCAACGATGA
- a CDS encoding ArnT family glycosyltransferase, which yields MSLVAVDPVVKEIGAQEQPTTLRMAGRERLAVAVLLVATAVLYLWNLSSSGWANAFYSAAAQAGGSNWTAMLFGSSDAANAITVDKTPAALWIVDLSVRLFGLNSWSILVPQALEGVAAVALLYAAVRRAAGPAAALLAGTVLALTPVAALIFRFNNPDALLVLLLVVAAYCVQRGIEKDAGRWWFVGAGAAVGFGFLAKMLQAFLVLPGLAAAALTAGDRPMRGRFGDLLAAGAAMVVSGGWYLLLVELWPTSSRPYIGGSQHDSIVELVLGYNGFGRLTGEETGGLGNMNFDAGAGRLFGSQMGADIAWLLPAAVICLVAGLIVTRRAPRTDRTRAALLLWGGWLLVTAVVFSFMNGIVHPYYTVALAPAVAALIGIGTTLLWQRRNDIRAATAMSGMVLVTAILAAVLLARQGDPMPWLRAAVAVGGVGSAALLLVSAWLDRRVVPAVATLALLSCLAGPAAYAVATAATPHSGAIPSVGPSRGGGPFGGFGGMFGAPEPGPALTARLSADAADYRWAAAVVGSSNAAGYQLATGAPVMAVGGFNGTDPAPTLDEFIGHVDAHRIHYFIQSRIMGGFGGRTTSGSQDASRIAEWVENHFTPITVDDVTIYDLTQRGQNT from the coding sequence GTGAGCCTGGTTGCTGTCGACCCTGTCGTAAAAGAGATCGGGGCACAGGAACAGCCCACGACGCTCCGCATGGCCGGGCGCGAACGCCTGGCGGTGGCGGTCCTGCTGGTCGCGACCGCGGTGCTGTACCTGTGGAATCTGTCGAGCAGTGGCTGGGCCAACGCGTTCTACTCCGCGGCCGCCCAGGCCGGTGGCAGCAACTGGACCGCGATGCTGTTCGGTTCCAGTGACGCGGCAAATGCCATCACCGTCGACAAGACCCCGGCCGCCCTGTGGATCGTCGACCTCTCGGTGCGGCTGTTCGGGCTGAACTCGTGGAGCATCCTGGTGCCGCAGGCGCTTGAGGGCGTCGCCGCCGTGGCGCTGCTCTACGCCGCGGTCCGCCGGGCCGCAGGCCCTGCCGCGGCGCTGCTGGCCGGTACGGTGCTGGCGCTGACGCCGGTGGCCGCGTTGATCTTCCGCTTCAACAATCCCGACGCGCTGCTGGTACTGCTGCTCGTGGTGGCCGCCTACTGCGTACAGCGCGGGATCGAGAAAGACGCAGGCCGATGGTGGTTCGTCGGCGCGGGCGCAGCCGTCGGCTTCGGCTTCCTGGCCAAGATGCTGCAGGCATTCCTGGTGTTGCCCGGCCTGGCCGCCGCGGCCCTGACCGCGGGCGACCGGCCGATGCGCGGGCGGTTCGGTGACCTGCTGGCCGCCGGTGCGGCCATGGTGGTCAGCGGCGGTTGGTATCTGCTGCTGGTCGAATTGTGGCCGACGTCGTCGCGGCCCTACATCGGCGGATCCCAGCACGACAGCATCGTCGAACTCGTGTTGGGCTACAACGGTTTCGGCAGGCTCACCGGCGAGGAGACCGGTGGCCTCGGCAACATGAACTTCGACGCGGGCGCCGGGCGGCTGTTCGGTTCCCAGATGGGCGCGGACATCGCGTGGCTGCTACCGGCCGCGGTGATCTGTCTGGTCGCCGGGCTGATCGTCACGCGACGCGCACCGCGTACCGACCGGACCCGGGCCGCGCTGCTGTTGTGGGGCGGCTGGCTGCTGGTCACCGCGGTGGTGTTCAGCTTCATGAACGGCATCGTGCACCCGTACTACACCGTGGCACTGGCGCCCGCGGTGGCCGCGCTGATCGGCATCGGGACGACGTTGTTGTGGCAGCGGCGCAACGACATTCGGGCCGCCACCGCGATGTCGGGCATGGTACTCGTCACGGCGATCCTGGCCGCGGTATTGCTGGCCCGCCAAGGCGATCCCATGCCGTGGCTGCGGGCCGCCGTCGCGGTCGGGGGAGTGGGATCCGCCGCGCTGCTGCTGGTGAGCGCATGGCTGGACCGCCGAGTGGTGCCCGCCGTGGCGACCCTGGCGCTGTTGTCCTGTCTGGCCGGGCCCGCGGCCTATGCCGTCGCGACCGCCGCCACCCCGCACAGCGGTGCCATTCCGTCGGTGGGACCGTCGCGCGGTGGCGGCCCGTTCGGTGGCTTCGGTGGCATGTTCGGCGCACCCGAGCCCGGTCCCGCACTGACAGCGCGACTGTCCGCCGACGCCGCGGATTACCGGTGGGCGGCGGCGGTGGTCGGGTCGAGTAACGCAGCCGGCTACCAATTGGCCACGGGCGCACCGGTTATGGCCGTCGGCGGCTTCAACGGCACCGATCCCGCACCGACGCTCGACGAGTTCATCGGCCACGTCGATGCGCACCGGATCCACTACTTCATTCAGAGCCGGATCATGGGGGGCTTCGGCGGCCGCACGACCAGCGGCAGCCAGGACGCCTCCCGCATCGCCGAGTGGGTCGAGAACCACTTCACCCCGATCACGGTCGACGACGTGACCATCTACGACCTGACGCAACGTGGCCAGAACACATAG
- a CDS encoding bifunctional glycosyltransferase family 2/GtrA family protein, which translates to MTEIATRPDFDEDVEPGRFHFASRPNAAATARAAGVPVLDVVVPVYNEQAALAHSVRRLHRYLRENFAMPTRITIADNASVDDTPLIAAELAAELDDVRVVRLEQKGRGRALHAVWSTSDAPVLAYMDVDLSTDLAALAPLVAPLISGHSDLAIGTRLSRGSRVVRGAKREFISRCYNLILKSTLSARFSDAQCGFKAIRADVAHELLPYVADTGWFFDTELLVLAERSGLRIHEVPVDWVDDPDSRVDIIATATADLKGIGRLLRGFANGSIPVNTIAAQLGSSRKSGPPSSLLRQAVRFGAVGVVSTLAYLLLFMALRSGLGAQAANLVALLVTAIGNTAANRRFTFGIAGAGNVTRHHFEGLIVFGIALSITSGSLWLLHLLTPVPHRAVELGVLVAANLVATVVRFVLLRGWVFHPARTRR; encoded by the coding sequence ATGACAGAAATCGCCACGCGGCCGGACTTCGATGAGGACGTTGAGCCAGGCCGGTTCCATTTCGCGTCGCGGCCCAACGCCGCGGCGACCGCCCGCGCGGCGGGCGTCCCGGTGCTCGACGTCGTGGTGCCGGTCTACAACGAGCAGGCAGCGCTGGCACATTCGGTGCGCCGGCTGCACCGCTACCTGCGGGAGAACTTCGCGATGCCGACGCGCATCACCATCGCCGACAATGCCAGCGTCGACGACACCCCGCTGATCGCCGCCGAACTGGCCGCCGAACTCGACGACGTGCGCGTCGTGCGGCTGGAACAGAAGGGCCGGGGCCGTGCCCTGCACGCCGTGTGGTCCACCTCCGACGCCCCGGTGCTGGCCTACATGGACGTCGACCTCTCCACCGACCTGGCCGCACTCGCCCCGCTCGTCGCCCCGCTCATCTCCGGGCACTCCGATCTGGCGATCGGCACCCGGCTGAGCCGGGGTTCGCGGGTGGTCCGCGGTGCGAAGCGCGAATTCATCTCACGCTGCTACAACCTGATCCTGAAATCGACGCTGTCGGCCCGGTTCTCCGACGCGCAGTGCGGTTTCAAGGCCATCCGCGCCGACGTGGCGCACGAGCTGTTGCCGTACGTCGCCGACACCGGCTGGTTCTTCGACACCGAACTACTGGTGCTGGCCGAACGCAGCGGCCTGCGTATCCACGAGGTGCCCGTGGACTGGGTCGACGACCCGGACAGCCGCGTCGACATCATCGCCACCGCCACCGCCGATCTCAAGGGCATCGGCCGGCTGCTGCGCGGGTTCGCCAACGGTTCGATCCCTGTCAATACCATTGCCGCCCAACTCGGTTCGTCACGCAAGTCGGGCCCACCGAGTTCCCTGCTGCGCCAAGCGGTGCGTTTCGGGGCCGTCGGCGTGGTGTCCACGCTGGCCTACCTGCTGCTCTTCATGGCGCTGCGGTCGGGTCTGGGCGCCCAGGCGGCCAACCTGGTCGCGCTGCTGGTCACCGCGATCGGCAACACCGCGGCCAACCGCAGGTTCACCTTCGGCATCGCGGGTGCAGGTAATGTCACCCGGCATCACTTCGAGGGCCTCATCGTGTTCGGTATTGCGTTGTCGATCACCAGCGGCTCGCTGTGGCTGCTGCACCTGCTGACCCCGGTCCCGCACCGCGCGGTCGAGCTCGGTGTGCTGGTGGCGGCGAATCTGGTTGCCACGGTTGTCCGCTTCGTGCTGTTGCGCGGCTGGGTGTTCCACCCGGCCCGGACGCGACGCTGA
- a CDS encoding ArnT family glycosyltransferase, which yields MLTIPDSQLDAVTVSGDTPDPVQPRWVRPSYWALLAATAVLYLWGLGSAGWANSYYAAAAQAGTQSWKAWLFGSLDAGNAITVDKPPAAMWAMGLSGRLFGFNEFTQLLPQALMGVAAVAGLYATVRRSSGPGAALIAGAVLAVTPVATAMFRYNNPDALLVLLLVVAAYCMVRAIENGGTRWVALTGAVVGFAFLTKMLQAFLPLPGLALAFLVAAPIPLWKRIGALAVGVAAMIVSAGWYIALVALWPADSRPYIAGSTDNSLLQLAFGYNGIDRIVGQNQPGGGFGHGPGGGGGPNLFFGGQAGIGRMFGQSMGTEASWLLPAALIGLVALLWLTRRAVRTDKLRAGALVWGGWLLVTGAVFSFMDGTIHPYYTVALAPAIAALVGMAVAALWPLRSQLLPRLVLAIMLAATGVWAFVLLDRTPDWLPALRWVVVIGAVVVAVVLAVGGNRLGRATAVVALAATVFGLGATVAYSIETVVNSHSSGPMPTAGPQKDMGFGGPGHGPGGPGGPGGFGKADDVALGELMTGLNNRWAAASVGSMMVSDLELKTGASLMAIGGFTGGDNSPTLAQFQQYVANGDVRYFFDRPAGDRGGPPHDPHGSAGDITNWVKAHFTPQEIGGITVYDLQHPRA from the coding sequence ATGTTGACTATCCCTGATTCACAATTGGACGCCGTGACGGTATCCGGTGACACCCCCGACCCGGTGCAACCCCGCTGGGTGCGGCCCTCCTACTGGGCGCTGCTCGCGGCGACCGCGGTGCTGTACCTGTGGGGGCTCGGGTCGGCCGGCTGGGCCAACAGCTACTACGCCGCGGCCGCACAGGCCGGAACCCAGTCCTGGAAGGCCTGGCTGTTCGGGTCGCTGGATGCGGGCAACGCCATCACGGTCGACAAACCCCCCGCCGCGATGTGGGCAATGGGCCTGTCCGGCAGGCTGTTCGGCTTCAACGAGTTCACCCAGCTGTTGCCGCAGGCGCTCATGGGCGTGGCCGCGGTGGCCGGGCTTTACGCGACGGTGCGACGCAGCAGCGGCCCGGGTGCGGCGCTGATCGCCGGTGCGGTGCTCGCGGTGACCCCGGTGGCCACGGCGATGTTCCGGTACAACAACCCTGACGCGTTGCTGGTGCTGCTGCTCGTGGTGGCCGCCTACTGCATGGTGCGCGCGATCGAGAACGGCGGTACCCGCTGGGTCGCGCTGACCGGTGCCGTGGTGGGCTTCGCGTTCCTGACCAAGATGCTGCAGGCCTTCCTGCCGCTGCCCGGGCTGGCCCTGGCGTTCCTGGTGGCCGCCCCGATCCCGCTGTGGAAGCGCATCGGCGCGCTGGCCGTCGGGGTGGCGGCGATGATCGTGTCCGCCGGCTGGTACATCGCGCTGGTGGCGCTGTGGCCTGCCGATTCGCGGCCCTACATCGCGGGCTCGACCGACAACAGCTTGCTGCAACTGGCGTTCGGCTACAACGGAATCGACCGTATCGTCGGGCAGAACCAGCCCGGTGGCGGGTTCGGGCACGGCCCCGGTGGCGGCGGTGGACCGAACCTGTTCTTCGGCGGGCAAGCCGGCATCGGCCGCATGTTCGGGCAGTCGATGGGCACCGAGGCGTCCTGGTTGCTGCCCGCGGCGCTGATCGGCCTGGTGGCCCTGCTGTGGCTGACCCGGCGGGCCGTGCGAACCGACAAGCTGCGCGCCGGTGCGCTGGTGTGGGGCGGCTGGCTGCTGGTCACCGGTGCGGTGTTCAGCTTCATGGACGGCACCATCCACCCGTACTACACCGTGGCATTGGCTCCGGCGATCGCCGCGCTGGTGGGCATGGCGGTGGCCGCACTCTGGCCGCTGCGGTCACAGTTGCTGCCCCGCCTGGTGCTGGCAATCATGTTGGCCGCCACTGGAGTCTGGGCCTTCGTCCTGCTCGACCGCACCCCGGACTGGCTGCCCGCGCTGCGCTGGGTCGTCGTCATCGGCGCCGTCGTGGTCGCGGTCGTGCTGGCCGTCGGCGGCAACCGGCTCGGCCGCGCGACGGCGGTGGTTGCCTTGGCGGCCACGGTGTTCGGCCTCGGCGCGACCGTGGCCTACTCGATCGAGACGGTGGTGAACAGTCACAGCAGCGGGCCGATGCCGACCGCAGGTCCCCAGAAGGACATGGGATTCGGCGGGCCCGGTCACGGCCCGGGCGGGCCGGGCGGGCCGGGCGGTTTCGGCAAGGCCGACGACGTCGCACTCGGTGAACTGATGACCGGACTCAACAATCGTTGGGCCGCAGCAAGTGTCGGCTCGATGATGGTCAGCGACCTGGAGCTCAAGACCGGTGCCTCGTTGATGGCGATCGGCGGGTTCACCGGCGGCGACAACTCGCCGACCTTGGCGCAGTTCCAGCAATACGTCGCCAACGGTGACGTGCGGTACTTCTTCGACCGGCCCGCCGGTGACCGGGGCGGCCCGCCGCACGACCCGCACGGCAGTGCCGGAGACATCACCAACTGGGTCAAGGCGCACTTCACCCCGCAGGAAATCGGCGGGATCACCGTCTACGACCTGCAGCACCCCCGCGCCTAG
- a CDS encoding PaaI family thioesterase yields MGTQTGPEVMAQFIPQSPFVAKLGIVAESLDAPDGVVRLRLPWDPGNVTLGDMVHGGAIAALADVTVMAAAWARADVPDSLRGVTVSMALQYLAPARATDLIGVGRALRQGKALVHCDVDVVTPSGDAVAKAIATYKVG; encoded by the coding sequence ATGGGCACCCAGACCGGACCGGAAGTCATGGCGCAGTTCATCCCCCAGTCCCCGTTCGTGGCGAAGCTCGGCATCGTCGCCGAATCGCTCGACGCACCCGACGGTGTCGTGCGGCTGCGCCTGCCGTGGGATCCCGGCAATGTCACGCTCGGCGACATGGTGCACGGCGGCGCCATCGCGGCGCTGGCCGACGTGACCGTGATGGCGGCTGCCTGGGCCCGCGCGGATGTCCCCGATTCCCTGCGCGGTGTGACGGTCTCGATGGCTCTGCAATACCTCGCCCCGGCCCGCGCGACCGACCTGATCGGCGTGGGCCGGGCGCTGCGGCAGGGAAAAGCGTTGGTGCACTGCGACGTCGACGTCGTGACGCCGTCGGGCGATGCGGTCGCCAAGGCGATCGCGACCTACAAGGTCGGTTAG
- a CDS encoding MFS transporter, translating to MALLVAGAFFMEILDATIITPAIPLIASSLHVDAVDVSVAISAYLVTVAVLIPASGWLADRFGIRPVFIAAIAVFTLASIGCAVSVSLPMLVGMRVLQGVGGAMMVPVGRLAVLRYSDKSDLVRAIALLTWPALAAPVLAPVLGGGIATLGSWRWIFAVNVPIGIVGFVLALKLIRGAPTPSPRTLDWPGLLALGAGIAAALIALEHVRVSGTNWGLVVGCAVVALVLLGGAVWHLLRASSPLVQLRVLRVPTLRITVSAGSLYRMVITAVPFLLPLQYQLVFGWTPFAAGLMVAALFAGNLTIKPITTPLMRRFGIRTVLLVNGVLSVGWFGLLAVLRPGLPIVLMAAILYVSGALRSIGFTAYNSLAFSDVEGDRLTHANTLNASVQELAAGLGVAVAALLLSQLASYPWTYLVLGALLALTIVESLRLPRTAGAHVSGHDG from the coding sequence ATGGCCCTTCTCGTGGCCGGCGCGTTCTTCATGGAGATCCTCGACGCCACGATCATCACGCCGGCCATCCCGCTGATCGCGTCGTCGCTGCATGTCGACGCCGTCGATGTCAGCGTCGCGATCTCGGCCTACCTGGTCACGGTGGCCGTGCTGATCCCGGCGAGCGGCTGGCTGGCCGACCGGTTCGGCATCCGGCCGGTGTTCATCGCCGCCATCGCGGTGTTCACCCTGGCATCGATCGGCTGTGCAGTCAGCGTGTCGCTGCCCATGCTGGTCGGCATGCGGGTGCTGCAGGGGGTCGGCGGCGCGATGATGGTCCCCGTCGGCAGGCTGGCGGTGCTGCGCTACAGCGACAAGTCCGATCTGGTCCGGGCCATCGCGCTGCTGACGTGGCCGGCGCTGGCCGCACCCGTCCTGGCGCCCGTGCTCGGCGGCGGTATCGCGACCCTGGGCAGTTGGCGGTGGATCTTTGCCGTCAACGTGCCCATCGGGATCGTCGGATTCGTGCTGGCCCTCAAGTTGATCCGGGGCGCACCGACACCGTCACCCCGCACCCTGGACTGGCCCGGCCTGCTCGCGCTGGGGGCGGGTATCGCCGCGGCCCTCATCGCGCTGGAGCACGTCCGGGTCTCGGGCACGAACTGGGGCCTGGTCGTGGGGTGTGCTGTCGTGGCCCTCGTCCTGCTCGGTGGTGCGGTGTGGCATCTGCTGCGGGCGTCGTCACCGCTCGTGCAGCTGCGGGTCCTGCGGGTGCCGACGCTGCGCATCACGGTGTCGGCCGGGTCGCTGTACCGCATGGTGATCACCGCCGTGCCGTTCCTGCTGCCGCTGCAGTACCAGCTGGTGTTCGGGTGGACGCCGTTCGCGGCCGGACTGATGGTGGCCGCCCTGTTCGCTGGCAATCTGACCATCAAACCGATCACCACGCCCCTGATGCGCCGGTTCGGCATCCGCACGGTGTTGCTCGTCAACGGTGTGCTGTCGGTCGGCTGGTTCGGCCTGTTGGCGGTGTTGCGGCCGGGGCTGCCCATCGTGCTGATGGCCGCGATCCTGTACGTCAGCGGCGCGCTGCGCTCCATCGGCTTCACCGCCTACAACAGCCTGGCGTTCTCCGACGTCGAGGGGGATCGGCTGACGCACGCCAACACGCTCAACGCGTCGGTGCAGGAACTGGCTGCGGGCCTCGGCGTCGCGGTGGCCGCGCTGCTGCTGAGCCAGCTGGCTTCCTATCCGTGGACCTACCTGGTCCTCGGCGCGTTGCTGGCGTTGACGATCGTGGAGTCGCTGCGGCTGCCGCGGACGGCCGGGGCGCACGTCAGCGGGCATGACGGCTGA
- the cysD gene encoding sulfate adenylyltransferase subunit CysD, giving the protein MTATLKADKQTGHYELSHLRSLEAEAIHIIREVAAEFERPVLLFSGGKDSIVMLHLAIKAFKPGRLPFPVMHVDTGHNFDEVLQTRDELVAEHGVRLVVAKVQDDIDAGRVVETIPSRNPLQTVTLLRAIRENRFDAAFGGARRDEEKARAKERVFSFRDEFGQWDPKAQRPELWNLYNGRHHKGEHIRAFPISNWTEFDIWSYIGAEKIKLPTIYYAHQRKVFERDGMLLAVHRHLQPRKDEPVIEKSVRFRTVGDVTCTGCVESTAATVSEVIAETAVSRLTERGATRADDRISEAGMEDRKREGYF; this is encoded by the coding sequence ATGACCGCAACGCTCAAGGCTGACAAACAGACCGGGCACTACGAGCTGAGCCATCTGCGCTCGCTCGAAGCCGAAGCCATCCACATCATCCGCGAGGTCGCCGCCGAGTTCGAGCGTCCCGTGCTGCTGTTCTCCGGCGGCAAGGACTCGATCGTGATGCTGCACCTGGCGATCAAGGCGTTCAAGCCGGGGCGGCTGCCGTTCCCGGTGATGCACGTCGACACCGGCCACAACTTCGACGAGGTCCTGCAGACCCGTGACGAGCTGGTCGCCGAGCACGGCGTACGGCTGGTGGTGGCCAAGGTGCAGGACGACATCGACGCCGGTCGCGTAGTCGAGACCATCCCGTCGCGCAACCCGCTGCAGACCGTCACGTTGCTGCGGGCCATCCGGGAGAACAGGTTCGACGCCGCATTCGGTGGCGCCCGCCGCGACGAGGAGAAGGCCCGCGCCAAGGAGCGGGTGTTCAGTTTCCGCGACGAGTTCGGTCAGTGGGACCCCAAGGCGCAACGCCCCGAGCTGTGGAACCTGTACAACGGCCGTCACCACAAGGGCGAGCACATCCGCGCCTTCCCGATCTCCAACTGGACCGAGTTCGATATCTGGTCCTACATCGGCGCAGAAAAGATCAAGCTGCCCACAATCTATTACGCACACCAGCGCAAGGTTTTTGAGCGCGACGGCATGTTGCTCGCCGTGCACAGGCACCTGCAGCCGCGCAAGGATGAGCCGGTGATCGAGAAGTCCGTGCGCTTCCGCACCGTCGGCGATGTCACCTGCACCGGATGTGTCGAATCGACGGCGGCGACGGTGTCCGAGGTGATCGCCGAGACCGCGGTGTCGCGGCTGACCGAGCGCGGCGCGACCCGCGCCG